GTCAGCCGGAGCGGGTCCAGGAGCAGCCGGACCGCCACGACGACCACCACGACACCGAGCACGGACCCGTGCCGACGGGACGCGGCGAGACTCCCGGCGAGCACGACGGCGCCGCCCTGCAGGAGCCGCAGCGACCAGCCGGGCGGCTCGAGCCCGGGGCCGAGCAGCCCGAGCGTCGAGTCGGGCGAGACCGACCAGTGGAACTCGAACGTGTTGACCTCGCCCCAGACGACGAACGGGACGTAGGCCACCAGGACGGTGAGCAGCGCGGCCGACCCCCCGAGCATGACGTCGCCCGGACGACGCCGGACGAGGAGCACGGGCACGCCGAGAACGCCCCAGAGCTTGAGGGCGGCGGCCACGCCGACGAGCACGCCGGCCCGCACGCGCGCGCCCCGCGAGGCCGCGTGCGCCGCGTGCGCGAGCACCAGGGCGACGAGCACGTCCTCGGGGTGCCCGGCCCCGACGGCCTCGGCCAGGAGCCCGCCGACGACGAACGCGGACCCGATCGCCCAGCGGGCCGCGAGGGCCGACCCGGGCGTGAACGTGCGGACGGCCCGGAGCGTGAGCCAGGTCAGGCCGGCGCCCTGCACGGCGCCGAGGACGAACAGGCGCGGCAGCGCGAGGGCGTCGAGCCCGGCGACCGCGACACCCGTCCCGAGCAGGTAGAGAGGGCCGATCTGCAGGCCCGGGTCGGCGAAGACGTCCCAGAACCCGGCGCCGAGCATGCTGCGGCCCGCGCGGGCGAACCAGGCGGGGTCACCGCCCGGCACGGACGTGCCGATCAGCCCGCACACGACCGCCGCGAGCGGGATCAGGACGAGCCCGGGGCGCTCCCACAGGCGCCGCAGCGCGCGGTGCTGGCCCGGGCGCTGCTCACGGAGGCGGTCCCACTCCCGAGCCAGCCACCTCGATCCCGGACCGGCTGCG
The Cellulomonas sp. NS3 DNA segment above includes these coding regions:
- a CDS encoding glycosyltransferase 87 family protein, which gives rise to MSAPPHAVLDGRPDAAGPGSRWLAREWDRLREQRPGQHRALRRLWERPGLVLIPLAAVVCGLIGTSVPGGDPAWFARAGRSMLGAGFWDVFADPGLQIGPLYLLGTGVAVAGLDALALPRLFVLGAVQGAGLTWLTLRAVRTFTPGSALAARWAIGSAFVVGGLLAEAVGAGHPEDVLVALVLAHAAHAASRGARVRAGVLVGVAAALKLWGVLGVPVLLVRRRPGDVMLGGSAALLTVLVAYVPFVVWGEVNTFEFHWSVSPDSTLGLLGPGLEPPGWSLRLLQGGAVVLAGSLAASRRHGSVLGVVVVVVAVRLLLDPLRLTYYSGPLLVALLLWLWSSPTGLARRLRTPLTLATPLLVLGPYVVLGASGAVVSTVLLLAAPAAVLLSERRPRDQQALSS